The following proteins are co-located in the Longimicrobiaceae bacterium genome:
- a CDS encoding alpha/beta hydrolase, giving the protein MILTRPLPRPPFATAAPAAAHPGRQPAPVLRSLRDVGPYRIHSLEAGEGDECVVLLHGLSGSSRWWDRNVADFAGRFRVLVPDMIGFGRSRLTGPLPDMAGAAAVLADWMEAAGAGRVHLVGHSMGGQLAIHLAARFPERISRLVLADASGIPRPLSARSLIRFARDVAPPARWGDPAFIPVIVGDAFKSGPLTILRALGNIVRDDVRPLLPRIQAPTLLVWGERDALVPVRCGREMRKTIPNSRLVVIPRAAHNPMVDRPAEFAAAVLPFLAGVEVGQ; this is encoded by the coding sequence ATGATCCTCACGCGTCCCCTGCCCCGCCCGCCGTTCGCAACCGCCGCGCCCGCCGCAGCGCACCCCGGCCGCCAGCCCGCGCCCGTGCTACGCTCGCTACGCGACGTGGGCCCGTACCGCATCCACTCGCTGGAGGCGGGCGAGGGCGACGAGTGCGTCGTGCTCCTGCACGGCCTGTCGGGCTCTTCGCGCTGGTGGGACCGCAATGTGGCGGACTTCGCGGGGCGCTTCCGCGTGCTCGTGCCCGACATGATCGGCTTCGGGCGTTCGCGGCTCACGGGGCCGCTGCCGGACATGGCGGGCGCGGCCGCGGTGCTGGCGGACTGGATGGAGGCCGCGGGCGCCGGCCGCGTGCACCTGGTGGGACACTCGATGGGCGGCCAGCTCGCCATCCACCTCGCGGCGCGCTTCCCGGAGCGCATCTCCCGTCTCGTGCTCGCCGACGCATCGGGAATCCCCCGGCCGCTCAGCGCACGCAGCCTGATCCGCTTCGCGCGCGACGTGGCGCCGCCCGCGCGCTGGGGCGACCCGGCGTTCATCCCCGTGATCGTGGGCGACGCGTTCAAGAGCGGCCCGCTCACCATCCTGCGCGCCCTGGGCAACATCGTGCGCGACGACGTGCGGCCGCTGCTGCCGCGCATCCAGGCGCCCACGCTGCTGGTGTGGGGCGAGCGCGACGCGCTGGTGCCGGTTCGCTGCGGACGCGAGATGCGGAAGACGATCCCCAACTCCCGCCTGGTGGTCATCCCCCGCGCCGCGCACAACCCCATGGTGGACCGCCCGGCAGAGTTCGCGGCGGCCGTCCTCCCCTTCCTGGCCGGCGTTGAGGTCGGCCAGTGA
- a CDS encoding alpha/beta hydrolase, whose translation MTGDADRAFARAAADWSATKRVRAGRWNVRYREAGEGPPLVLVHGLGVSCDYWWRNGPALAAAGFRVLAPDLPGFGRTDGPAWGLTVPDQAEAVDCWAREMGIGPAAYAGHSLSCQAVVHLAAERPERVSALVLASPTGDRRSWRMTRELLSFAADVPRESWRLIPIVAQAYLRTNPLRYWRTWHSAGDDDPFLALPSVRAPALVVVGERDPVVPVDFARALADGLRDGRLVTIPSGAHAVIFGTADAFNREVVAFLRSALRPPR comes from the coding sequence GTGACGGGAGATGCGGACCGGGCGTTCGCGCGCGCCGCAGCGGACTGGAGCGCGACGAAGCGCGTGCGCGCCGGGCGGTGGAACGTGCGGTATCGCGAGGCGGGAGAGGGGCCGCCCCTGGTGCTCGTGCACGGCCTGGGCGTGAGCTGCGACTACTGGTGGCGCAACGGCCCCGCGCTCGCCGCCGCGGGCTTCCGCGTCCTCGCGCCGGACCTGCCCGGGTTCGGGCGGACGGACGGGCCGGCGTGGGGGCTCACCGTGCCGGACCAGGCGGAGGCGGTGGATTGCTGGGCACGGGAGATGGGCATCGGCCCGGCGGCGTACGCGGGCCACTCGCTCTCGTGCCAGGCCGTCGTCCACCTCGCGGCGGAGCGCCCGGAACGCGTCTCCGCCCTCGTCCTCGCGTCGCCGACCGGCGACCGGCGCAGCTGGCGGATGACGCGCGAGCTGCTGTCGTTCGCGGCGGACGTGCCGCGCGAGTCGTGGCGCCTGATTCCCATCGTCGCCCAGGCGTACCTGCGGACGAATCCGCTGCGGTACTGGAGGACGTGGCACTCCGCGGGCGACGACGACCCATTTCTTGCCCTGCCCTCCGTCCGTGCCCCCGCTCTCGTCGTCGTGGGCGAGCGCGACCCCGTCGTCCCGGTCGACTTCGCGCGGGCGCTGGCGGACGGGCTGCGGGACGGGCGCCTCGTCACCATCCCGAGCGGCGCGCACGCCGTCATCTTCGGCACCGCCGACGCCTTCAACCGCGAAGTGGTGGCGTTCCTTCGTTCGGCTCTTCGTCCGCCGCGCTGA
- a CDS encoding FRG domain-containing protein, which produces MELLMRDSWQPELGRFRSSLAFRGVSDAEHDLKTSLMRLGAPYPQLEGHLIRNFQKYGTLGDVGLDYSEWKWLTIGQHHRLPTRLLDWTYSPLVALHFATADRAKCERDGVVWCVDYVRSHKHIPALLRDALEEVGAYTFTVGMLEDLVGSLDRFDALSGEPFAIFFEPPSVDARIINQYAMFSVLSSPSETLDGWLAQRPELYRRVRIPARIKGEVRDKLDQANVTERVLFPGLDGLAAWLQRHYGPPYTVSAADEEPNEGTPPLRG; this is translated from the coding sequence ATGGAGCTGCTGATGCGCGACTCGTGGCAGCCGGAGCTGGGGCGCTTCCGCTCCAGCCTGGCGTTCCGCGGCGTCTCCGATGCCGAGCACGACCTGAAGACGAGCCTCATGCGGCTCGGCGCGCCGTATCCGCAGCTGGAAGGGCACCTGATCCGCAACTTCCAGAAGTACGGCACGCTCGGTGACGTGGGGCTGGACTACTCGGAGTGGAAGTGGCTCACCATCGGGCAGCACCACCGGCTGCCCACGCGGCTGCTGGACTGGACGTACTCGCCGCTGGTGGCGCTGCACTTCGCCACGGCCGACCGTGCCAAGTGCGAGCGCGACGGCGTGGTGTGGTGCGTGGACTACGTGCGCTCGCACAAGCACATCCCCGCGCTGCTGCGCGATGCGCTGGAGGAGGTGGGCGCCTACACCTTCACGGTGGGGATGCTGGAGGACCTGGTGGGCTCGCTGGACCGCTTCGACGCGCTGAGCGGGGAGCCGTTCGCCATCTTCTTCGAACCGCCGTCGGTGGATGCGCGCATCATCAACCAGTACGCCATGTTCTCCGTGCTCTCCAGCCCCAGCGAGACGCTGGACGGCTGGCTGGCCCAGCGGCCGGAGCTGTACCGCCGCGTTCGCATTCCCGCCCGCATCAAGGGCGAGGTGCGCGACAAGCTGGACCAGGCGAACGTGACGGAGCGCGTGCTCTTTCCCGGCCTGGACGGCCTGGCCGCCTGGCTCCAGCGCCACTACGGCCCGCCGTACACCGTCAGCGCGGCGGACGAAGAGCCGAACGAAGGAACGCCACCACTTCGCGGTTGA